The region CGCATCAAAATTGTCTTAAAAGCTTTTACCCTTTCCGGCGACGATGCCCCGTATTTTCCGGTCGAGTTATACCGAATCAGATTCACGAATGCCAGCTTGAGCGACAAACGCGATTTTATGAGTCGCGCAAGTTCCCGAGCGCATTCGTCGGAATCATTGACGCCATTGATCATTATATATTCAAACATCACCCGCCGCTTCGTATTTTGGACATAACGCAAAACCGATTTCATTATAACATCAATCGGATACTTGGCGTTCACCGGCATAATTTTGGAACGAAGCGCGTCGTTGGGCGCGTGCAAAGAAATCGCCAAATTCACTTGCAAGGGTTCGTCTATTATTTTCTCTATCCCTTCGGCGATCCCGCATGTCGATATGGAAATATGCCGGCCGCCGATATCAAGCCCCCGCCGGTCATTCATTATTTTCACCGCGGCCATCACATTATCATAATTCATAAACGGCTCCCCCATTCCCATGAAAACAACGCCGGCAACCCGTTGGTTTTCTTTTTTCAACAATCGCGCGAACAATAAAACTTGTTCAATTATTTCCATCGCGGTCAAATTCCGCTTGAATCCCATTTTGCCGGTGGCGCAAAAAGCGCACCCCATCGGACAGCCAACCTGCGACGACACGCAAACCGTATTGCGGCCCGCCCCGGCCTCTTGGCAACCGCTATGGCGCATCAAAACCGTTTCGATCTTCAATCCGTCGGCCAAAGTTATCAACGCCTTGGCCGAATCGCCGTCCCGAGA is a window of Candidatus Nealsonbacteria bacterium DGGOD1a DNA encoding:
- the rlmN gene encoding 23S rRNA (adenine(2503)-C(2))-methyltransferase RlmN, which produces MEKLNEILADRPAYRAEQAGEAVFGSLIEDWEQARGLPKELRQELVAGCPLDISAEIFASRDGDSAKALITLADGLKIETVLMRHSGCQEAGAGRNTVCVSSQVGCPMGCAFCATGKMGFKRNLTAMEIIEQVLLFARLLKKENQRVAGVVFMGMGEPFMNYDNVMAAVKIMNDRRGLDIGGRHISISTCGIAEGIEKIIDEPLQVNLAISLHAPNDALRSKIMPVNAKYPIDVIMKSVLRYVQNTKRRVMFEYIMINGVNDSDECARELARLIKSRLSLKLAFVNLIRYNSTGKYGASSPERVKAFKTILMRENLETTERYRFGRGIKAACGQLATEE